The DNA segment GCCCGTCGCCGGCGCCGGATTCCCGTCGGTTAAGCTACGGTTCCTCCGACACCATCGCGACGAAGTCGTCCAGGAACCGCGGATCGAACTCCGTCCCCCGCCCGTCCCGGAGGATCGAGAGGGCGGTTTCCTTGTCGAACTTCTCCCGGTACGGCCGGTACGTCCGGAGCGCGTCGTAGACGTCGGCGACCTGCGTCATCAGGGAGGCGGGGTGGAGAGGGTCCGGGAACCGGGCCTCCGGGTACCCGGTCCGGTCGTACCGCATGTGGTGTTCGAAGGAGACGATCATCGGCAGCTCGCTCCCGAGGGAGAGCTTCCGGAGGTGGATCGCGCCGAACGCCGGGTGCAGGGAGACCTTGGCGAACTCTTCGTCGTCGAGCTTCCCCGGCTTGGCGAGGATCTCCCCGGGGACCAGCTCCTTGCCGATGTCGTGGAGGAGCGCGGCCAGCCCGATGTCGCGCAGAACCGGGTCGGGGAGCCCCATCCGGCGGGCCTGGGCGACCACCATCACGCAGACGTTCAGGGAGTGGGTGATCGTGTAATCGTCCTGCGACTGCATCCGGATCATCCGGTCGATCAGGTACTCCTCTTCCCGCAGCCCCTTCATCACGGCGGACACGATTTCCTTCCCGTCCTCCACGTCCCCCTCCCGGGACTCCCGCGAAAGCGACCGGAGCAGATCCTTCAGCACCGAGGCGGCCCCCTCGAGAGCCTGCGGCGCGGTCAGCCGCCCGTCGGGGGCTGGCGGAACCGCCGGGGCATCGACGATCCCGTCGATCCTCCCGAAGGCGACGGACCGCCACGGCTCGGCCGGCGGCGCGGCCGATGGGCGAGCCACGTACCGCACGAACCTCCGCAGCTCCGCCAGGCTGATCCCCTCGGCGAAGGCGACCTTCTCGATTCCGCGGGCCGCCATCCGGCGGGTCAGACGCTCGAACGACCTCGTGGTGGAGCGGAACGGGAACTGGTCGATCACCACCTGGTCCCCCAGGAACCCCACGTTCAGCCCCCGAAGCCGCTTCGCCTCGGTCTTGACGCGGCGGTGCAGCCGGGAGAGCGGTTCCTGGACGCGGTGGTGCTCCTCGGGGTAGATCCCCGCGGCCTGGACCGCCTGCACCAGGTCGGACATCAGCTCCTGGAACGCCTCCCGCGGCTTCACGCCGTCCCCCTTGTCCCGAGCAGCGCCCCGCAATGGTTCCGGACCGCCTCCCGCCGGGAGGAGCGCCCGCGGTGCAGGAACGATATCGCCTCCGCCCCGCCGATGCGGAAGAGGGCGCTGGCCGCGTCGATCCGGATCGTCTCCTCCCGCGAGGAGAAGAGGGACTCGGAGAGGAGCATCTTCCCCAGGGCGGCCACCGCGTCCGGGTCGTGGGTCCGAAGCTTCCCGAGCGATTGGACCGCCTCGCGCCGGATCTTCAGCTCCGGTCGCGAGAGCATCCGCACGAGCGCGGGAACGCCCGTCGGGTCGCCGATCTCGCCCAGGAGGAGGCAGAGGTTGCGGACGTAGAACCAGCGGGGATGGGAAAGGCGCGCGAGGATCGGCGCGACCGCCGCCTCCCCCAGCCGGACCACCAGCGAGAGAAGCGCCTTCCTCCGCGCCGCCCCCCCCTCCGCCAGCAGCCGGTCCAGCAGGGCGTCCGCGGACGTCGAGCCGAACTTGACCAGGAGCTCCACGCCCCCCTTTCCCTTCCGGAGGCTCACGGGATCGGAGAGGCACGCCTCGATGATGCGGTGGAAATCCACCCCCGCGAGCGCCCCCGCCGCGGCGGCCCGCCGTTCGGGGGATCCGGCCCCCGACGCGATCGTAAGCGCCGAGAGGGCGCGCTCGAGCGTCTCGAAGTCGTTCTCGCGGATCAGCCGGGGGATCGCGCCCGTGATCGCGGAGAGCAACGCGAGGAAGTCGGGGTCCCGCTTCTCCGAGAGGAGCAGCTCGAGGAGGACGACCACCCCTTTCCGGGCCACCGGCGTCGCGCCGAACGCGGCGGCGTCGGCCCGGCCCTCCGGAGAACGCGCGGCGGGCTCCCTCCCCTGCGCCGCGGGGAGCCGCGCGAGGAGCCCGGCATGGGCGTCCCCGTCCCCCGGTCCGCGGTCGCTCCCCTGCAGGAGCTGTTCGATCGTCTCCCAGGTCTTCACCGCGTAGTAGTTCTTCGCGCGCAGGCTCTCCACCGACCACGCCCGGACCATCGGGAGGAGGGATCCGGGAACGTCCCTTCCGGCCGCGATGACCCGGAAAATCCCGAGCAGCCGCTTTCCCCGGTTCTCCTCGAGGGAGAGGAGCGAGGCGAACAGCTCGAGGAACTCCGCGTCGGAATACTCCTCCACCAGCGATCCGGCGATCGGGAACGGGAGATCTCCGGACCCCGCCGCCGCGGCCGGCGGTTCGTCCACCCCGTCCTCCAGGAACCGGAGGACCTTCCGCTTGCGATCCTCCGGCATCGCCTTGAGCGTCTGGCCGAGGCGGCGGAACATCCGCCGCAGGACGTCCGGGGACACGTATGCCGGGGGCGTCCCCGCGGCGGGCGGCGGGGGATCGCCCCCCTCGTACGCCCTCCGGACGATGACGGGAAGGATCTCGGGGAACTCCGCGAGCTCCTCGACGATTCGCATCTCGTCGTCCTCGTCCGCGATGTTGGACGAGAGGAGCAGGCGCCACAGCGCGTCCTCGCGGGACTCGGTGGACGGAACTTCGCCGGCGGCGATCACCCCGCGCGAGAGCACCTCCCGGTAGTTGACCTGCGACAGGTGGATCCCGCGGATCCCTTCCCGGAACACGCTCCCCTCCCGGGAGTCGTCCGACGACGCGGTCCGCACGGCGCGCAGTCGCCCGAAGAAGTCGGACAATCCATCGACCGTTACGTCCGTGCCGATCCCGAGCGTCGCGATGTGGAGGCGGTAGAGCGTTTCGGTGAAGGCGGAGATCAGCGGCTGGCCGCTTCCGATGAACCCGTCCCGATAGAGCGCCCGGTCCTTGACGATCCCGAGCAGGAGGATCCCGGACGGCTCCTTCGACGCCTGTGCGGCGAGCGCGTCCCGCAGGGCGCGGATCCTTCCGGCGAGGAACGGGTGCCCCGGGGCATAGAGACCGCACCAGTTGTGGACGCGGGCGATCTCCACCAGGAGAGCGGCGATCCGCTCGGGGGCCGTGTCCGGAAGCGGCATTTCCAACGTGGCGGCACTCCCCTTATGCGACAGGAATGGTCGACGTCCTATATCGGCCGCGGCCGGCCCGAACTTGAGACGTTA comes from the Deltaproteobacteria bacterium genome and includes:
- a CDS encoding HD domain-containing protein codes for the protein MRGAARDKGDGVKPREAFQELMSDLVQAVQAAGIYPEEHHRVQEPLSRLHRRVKTEAKRLRGLNVGFLGDQVVIDQFPFRSTTRSFERLTRRMAARGIEKVAFAEGISLAELRRFVRYVARPSAAPPAEPWRSVAFGRIDGIVDAPAVPPAPDGRLTAPQALEGAASVLKDLLRSLSRESREGDVEDGKEIVSAVMKGLREEEYLIDRMIRMQSQDDYTITHSLNVCVMVVAQARRMGLPDPVLRDIGLAALLHDIGKELVPGEILAKPGKLDDEEFAKVSLHPAFGAIHLRKLSLGSELPMIVSFEHHMRYDRTGYPEARFPDPLHPASLMTQVADVYDALRTYRPYREKFDKETALSILRDGRGTEFDPRFLDDFVAMVSEEP
- a CDS encoding HEAT repeat domain-containing protein, with the protein product MEMPLPDTAPERIAALLVEIARVHNWCGLYAPGHPFLAGRIRALRDALAAQASKEPSGILLLGIVKDRALYRDGFIGSGQPLISAFTETLYRLHIATLGIGTDVTVDGLSDFFGRLRAVRTASSDDSREGSVFREGIRGIHLSQVNYREVLSRGVIAAGEVPSTESREDALWRLLLSSNIADEDDEMRIVEELAEFPEILPVIVRRAYEGGDPPPPAAGTPPAYVSPDVLRRMFRRLGQTLKAMPEDRKRKVLRFLEDGVDEPPAAAAGSGDLPFPIAGSLVEEYSDAEFLELFASLLSLEENRGKRLLGIFRVIAAGRDVPGSLLPMVRAWSVESLRAKNYYAVKTWETIEQLLQGSDRGPGDGDAHAGLLARLPAAQGREPAARSPEGRADAAAFGATPVARKGVVVLLELLLSEKRDPDFLALLSAITGAIPRLIRENDFETLERALSALTIASGAGSPERRAAAAGALAGVDFHRIIEACLSDPVSLRKGKGGVELLVKFGSTSADALLDRLLAEGGAARRKALLSLVVRLGEAAVAPILARLSHPRWFYVRNLCLLLGEIGDPTGVPALVRMLSRPELKIRREAVQSLGKLRTHDPDAVAALGKMLLSESLFSSREETIRIDAASALFRIGGAEAISFLHRGRSSRREAVRNHCGALLGTRGTA